CCGCCCGACGCTCCCGGTCGCCGCGACGGTTACGGCTTCGATCGTCGACCGTTCGGAAGTCCCGTCGTTCGCACCTCGCGAAAATCACGGGGCGTGCAGAAACGACTCAATGTGCAGAAATGTTGCCACTTAACTGAACATACGTGGTCGGAGGTGCGGACGAGTCGATAACTATATCAAATATCGTTATGCCACTACTACGCATGGTGCTGGAACTTTCAACGGGGAGTACCGTCGCGATCCTCGCGATGGTCGTCCTCCCGATCGTGACGCTCGTATTGTACTGGCTCGACCGGACGCAGAACGACGGCTACGTTTCCGTCCTGGGGAGGCGGTAACGTGGTGTCGACGCTGCAACTCACGTTCGGCGCGTATCTGCTCGTCCTGCTCGTCATCGGCGCGTACTTCTTCCTCACGACGGAGACGAATCGGCTCTCGGATTACTTGCTCGCGGGGCGAGACGTCGGGACGTGGCCGGTCGCCATCTCGGAGGTTTCGTCGGTCGCCAGCGGGTGGACCTTTTTCGCCTGGGTCGGCGTCGGGTTCACGGTCGGTCTCAACGGGCTGTGGTTCTCGATAACGATGATCTTCCTCGTCATCTTCATGTACCGGTACGTCGGCTCTCGGTTCCGCCGTCAGTCCGAGGACCTCGGTAGCATCACGATCGCCGACCACCTCTCGCTGGCGGTCGCGGACGAGCGGCTCAGCACGTACATCCGCGTCGTCGCGACGCTCTCGATCCTCGTCTTCATGGGCGCGTATATCGGTGCGCAGGTCATCGCGGTCGGCGAAGCGATGGATACCGGGATCGGAATCAACTACGGGATCGCGATCGCCGTCGGCGGCGTCGTCGTCGGCCTATACACGATGCTCGGCGGATTCAACGCCTCCATCTGGACCGACGTCTTTCAGGGAATCCTCATCTTCGTCGCTGCGGTGACGCTTCCGGTACTGATGATCGCCGAAATCGGCGGCTGGTCGGCGTTCGTCGCCGAGGCGGCGGCGGTCGACGACGGGGCGCTGTTCGACATGACCGGCGGTCTCGCCGGACAGGCTCTGCTCATCGGGACGCTCGCGTGGGTGACCTTCGCGTTCGGGACTATCGGTCAGCCTCACTCGCTGATGCGTCTCCAGGCGATCCGGTCCGAGCGACTGCTCAGTCCCGCGGCGACCATCGCGGTCGCCTTCCAGTCGCTTCGCCTCACGGTTCCGCTGTTCATCGGCGCGGCCGGCCGCGTGCTCTACGGCTCCGTCGAAAACCCGGAGAACGTCGCGATGATGGCGATCGTCGACTTCTTCCCGGCGATCATCGCCGGGATCCTGCTGGCGGCGATCGTCTCCGCGATCCTCTCGACGTCCGACTCGATGCTGCTCGTCGCATCGTCGGACTTCACGCGGTTCTACGAGGAACAGATCGATCCGGACGCGAGCCAGGCGCAACTCATCCTGCTCGGTCGGGGAGCGGTCGGCGTCCTGGCGCTCGGCGGGGTCGCCCTCGCCTTCGTTCGGCCCGGGACTATCTTCGAGATCATCGAGTTCGCCTACGTCGGCCTCGGCGCGACGTTCGGACTGCCGTTGCTGTTCATGCTGTTCTGGGAGCGGACGACCGGCGAGGCGATCCTGGCCGGCATCGTCTCCGGACTCGTGGTGTCGATCGGCAACCTGTACTTCGCCGGGGACTACTTCCCGATCTTCGTCTGGCCCGTCTGCATCGCGGTGATCGTCGGCGTCACGCTCGCGACCTCGAGCACCGGCGCCGACGTCGCCGAGGTGCCCGAACCGACGTCGGCCGGGAGACAACCTGCGGACGACTGACGCCGCGGCGTCCGTTCCGAGAGGCGTCTCGAGATGCCGGGTCACTTTTGCGTTCGCCGCGCGGACGCAGACGTAGATGCTGACGAAGGACCTGCTCCGCGTCTCGCGAGCTGGCGGCGGCTATCACCCCCGGTTCGCGGGCCGCGAGCACCGTCCGCTCGCCGCCCGCGTCATCGGCACGTACCAGGGACACGTCGGGAAGCCCCGCGAGGAACTCGAGGCCGCCCTCACGGATCTCGAGCGCGATGCGGACCACTTCAAACTCGTGCGCGGCTTCTCGGCGCTGCTCGAGCGCGACGCGACCTTCGAGACCGAGGCGGCGGTCGAGCCCGAACGTGCCCGGAAAGCTGCGTTCGAGGCGGCCGAAGCCGTCGGCGTCGTCACCGAGGACGAGCGGGCGATGGCGCTCGTTCGCGCCGCCGAGGGGCTCGACCTGTCGGCCGACGACCTCGAGCGGGCGCTGTACGCCGACCTCAAGGAACGCCAGGTCCTCGATACGGTCGAGCCGCGGTGGGACCCCGACGGCCTGGTCGCCCAGTACAACCTCTCGCTGGCCCAGACGGCGCTGTTCGACGCGACCGAACTGCGGGTCCGCTCGAGCGATCCGAAGGCGCTGGTGTCGGCGATCAAGCGGCTGCGGCTGATGTACGAGATCCGGCAAACCGACGATGCTATCGGGCCGAGCGACCGCGAGGTCGTCGTCACCGGACCAACCCACCTCTTCCGGGCGACCCGCCGGTACGGCACGCGCTTCGCCCGCGTGCTGCGGACGATCGCGACGGCCGACGAGTGGCGTCTCGAGGCGACGATCGACGACCGCGGCACCGAGCGCACGCTCTCCCTCTCCGACGAGAACCCCGTCCGGGTTCCGAACGCCGAACCCGTCGCCGACGTCTCCTTCGACAGTAGCGTCGAGGCCGACTTCGCCGCCCGGTTCTCGAGTCTCGACCTCGACTGGGACCTCGTGCGCGAGCCAGAGCCTCTCGCGACGGGAACGCGGGTGATGATCCCGGACTTCGCGTTCGACTATGAACACGGCGAGTTCCGCGTGTTCTTCGAAATTATGGGCTTCTGGACGCCCGAGTACGTGGCAAAGAAGCTCGGACAGCTCGAGGGGCTCGAGGACGTCGAACTGATCGTCGCCGTCGACGAGTCCCTCGGCGTCGGCGAGGAGATCGCGGCGCGGGATTTCCGGGCGATCCCCTACTCGGGCTCGGTCCGGTTGAAGGACGTCGCGGACGTCCTCCGGGAGTACGAACGCCAACTCGTCGCCGAGAGCGCGGCCGCGCTCCCGGACGAACTGCGACCCGACGACGACGTCGTCTCTCTCGAGGCCCTCGCCGCCCGCCGCGGCGTGAGCGAGGACGCGCTGGCGGACGTCTCGTTCCCCGAGCACGAACTGGTGGGACGGACCCTAGTACGACCGGCGGTGCTCGACTCGCTCGGCGGCGAGATCGAGGCGGGAATATCGCTCTCGGAGGCCGAATCGGCGCTCGAGGCGTGCGGAATCAGCGACTCGAGTGCGATCCTCGCCGAACTCGGCTACCGCGTCGAGTGGGAGGGGCTCGTCGGGGGGACGGTGATCGAACGGGAGTAACCTGGGTGCGTACCCTCCGGCGCAGCGCCCTCAAGGGGTCAGCACGGTCTTGATGCACTCGTCTTCCTTCTCGTTAAACGTCTCGTACATCTCCGGGCCCTCGTCGAGCGACGCCTGGTGACTGATGACGAACGAGGGGTCGATCTCGCCCGCTTCGATCTTCTCGAGCAGCGGATCGAGGTAGCGCTGGACGTGCGTCTGTCCCGTCTTCACCGTCAGCGACTTGTTCATTACGGGACCGAACGGGAGGTTGTCGGAACGCCCGAGGTAGACGCCGGGAACCGAGAGCGTCCCGCCCTTCCGGCAGCACTTGATCGCCTGTCGGAGCACGTGGGGACGGTCCTCCTGGAGGTGCATTTCCTGTTTGACCTGATCGGCGAAGCCGAGGAGGCCCGTGCCGTGGGCCTCCGTTCCGACCGCGTCGATACACCGGTCCGGCCCGCGATCCCCGGTCATCTCCATGAGTCGATCGTAGACGTCGTCCTCCTCGAAGTCGATCGTCTCCGCGTCGCCGTGTTCTCGCGCCATCTCGAGGCGCTCGGGGATCCGGTCGATGGCGATCACTCGCTCGGCGCCGAGCATCCAGGCGCTCTGGATGGCGAACTGGCCGACCGCCCCGCAGCCCCAGACCGCGACCGTGTCGTTCTCCTCGATCTCGGCGTTCTCGGCGGCCATGTACCCCGTCGGGAAGACGTCGGAGAGGAACAGCACTTGCTCGTCCGGAAGGCCGGAGTCGACCTTTACCGGCCCGACGTCGGCGTACGGGATCCGCAGGTACTCGGCCTGCCCGCCGGCGTAGCCGCCCAGCATGTGGGAGTATCCGAACAGGGCGGCCGGCGAGTGGCCCATCATCTTCCGGGCGATTTCGGCGTTCGGGTTCGAGTTGTCACAGAGGGAGTACATGTCGTTCCCGCAGAACCAGCAGGAGCCGCAGCTGATCGTGAAGGGAACGACGACGCGGTCGCCCTCTTCCAAGGTTTCGACCTCGTCGCCGACTTCGACCACCTCGCCCATCGGCTCGTGACCGACGATGTCTCCCTCCCGCATCGATGGCATGTAGCCGTTGTAGAGGTGGAGGTCGGAGCCGCAGATGGCAGTGGCCGTGATCTCGATTATCGCGTCGTTCGGGTTGACGATCTCGGGCTTCGGAACCTCGCTGACGCGGACGTCCTGTTCGCCGTGCCAGGTGAGCGCTTTCATCGTGCCATCCATTGTGTATCCACGTTCGCAACCCTCACCCAGCTTTCAATTAAATAGAACCCCTGTTTGTGCAGTAGATTGAACGAATCCCTGAGCGAGAGTCGCCGAATCACGCCGCTCGAAGCCGCACCAGCACGTCGTCCCGATCGCGGGGAAACGAATCACCATCATCGAGCCCCGGCCCGCCGTCGTGGTTCGATGTGACCGCCAGCACGTCGCCGTTCGGCGCTTCCGTCACGTGTCGAATCCGTCCCAGTTCGTCGTCCAGCACGCGATGGGTGGTGGCGGTGTACGCACCGTCGAGCCACGCGTCGTCGTACCGCCTGGACGCCCCGTCCAGCGGCGGTTCCTCGGCGTCGGACGGCAGCAGGGTGACGACGGTGAGATGCGTCTCCTGGAGACTCGCGACCAGTAATCGGTGTCGCCACGCGGGAATCGCGTCGCCCTCGTAGAAGACGCAGCCGCCGGGCGCCCAGGTCAGCTCCGGCCCGGTGTTCACCAGCGGCGGCTCGAAGGCGTCGTGATCGTCGTAGCTCTCGTACTCCTCGTCGTCGGGGCCGCCCTGGACGACCGGCCAACCGAAGTTCGCGCCGGGCTGCAGTCGCTGAATTTCGTCCCGCCCGGTCGGCCCGTGGTCCGTACAGAGCGGCGTCTCGTCGGGCAGCCAGGCGAATCCCTGGGGATTGCGGTGGCCGTAGGTGAACACCCGCGGATCGGCATCCTCGAGGTCGGGATTCGCGGCCGAGGGCTCGCCGTCCGGCCCAACTCGAAGAATCGTTCCGCCGAGTCGACCCGGGTCCTGCGCGGGATCCTCCTCGGAGGTCCCGTCGGTGATCCAGAGGTCGTCCTCCGGACCGAACGCGATACGCCCGCCGATCGTGTGGTGGCCCTCCATTCCCTCGACGAGCACCTCGAGCGTCTCGAGCGGGTCGTCCGCGGTCGCGTCGAATCGGCCGACGCGGTTGTCCTCGCTCGAGCCGTAGTAGACGTAGACGAACGCCGGGTCGGGATAGGACGGGTGGACGGCGACGCCCTGCGCGTGGTCGCCCGGCAGGTCCCGCCGATCCTCGTCCGAGACGTCCGCCGCGTCGAGCGGGTCGCCTCCAGCCTCGAGCACCGCCTCGGTCTCGAACCGCAGCAGGCGCCCCTCGCGTTCGGTGACGAAGAGGTCGTCCGTCGGAGTGAACGCAAGGTCCCAGGGGACCGTCAGGTCGGTGACGAGCGGCTCCGGTTCGACGGACGGCTCGAGCGGGGATCCCGTGGGATGCTCCCAGTCCGGCTCCTGGTCCGCGTCACCGTCGTCCGCCGGCGCGGAGTCGTCGCTCGGTTCCCGTTCTTCGCCCCCGTCGTCGGACAACGACGTGCAACCCGCGAGCGCAGCCGCACTCGTCGCTGCGAGAAATACCCTCCGGGACGGCGGCTTACCGTTCTCTGACACGGTTACCCGTTGGCTGACCGTTCAGAAAAATCACCGGTTAGATGTCATCAAAGTTACTGCTGTACTCGAGAAACGAGGGGAAGCGGTACGGTATTCGGGGTCGTCGATCCGGTCGCTACAGCTCCCGCTGTCGTCCCTTCGGCACCATCGAGCGCAGTTCGCCGTGAACGTACAGACCGACGCCGAGGGGTTCGCGCTCGCCGGCGACCTCGTGGGCACCGACGAGATACCCCCAGTCGCCGTCCCACCACTCGAGGTCCTGATCCTCGCCGGCGGCGAACCGTCTCGCTTCCTCGCGCTCGAGGTCGATCACGCAGTCGGTCGCGTACCGACCGAACCGCTGGACGAAGTCCGTCGTCGGCTTCCAGTGTTCCTGGCGGGTGCGCAGGCAGGTCATCCCGATCGCCTCGATCGAGAGCGGCGTCGGCGCCTCGCCCCGGTAGATCCAGATCTTGCCGGCACCCTTCTCCCAGAACGTGTAGTCGTCGAACGTCTCCAACGGGATGCCGAAGCGGTCCGCGAAGTAATCGACGACCTCTTCGCGGCTGACTCGACCCTCGACGGTTCGCTCGGACGGGGTTTCCGGCAGCCGATCGAATCGCTGCCCGTCGTTTTGCTCGAGGTCCGCGTCGTCCGCGCGTTCGTCCGCCATCAGGCGGTCACCTCCAGCTTCGCCACGAAGAACCCGCCGGTGTCGTTCTGGTGGGGGTAGATCCGCGCCGCCCGCTCGAGGCTCGAGTCGTACGTCTCCTCGTTCCACTCGGTAAGCCCCGTCGAGCGCTCGAGTCCGATGTCGAAGTCGACGACGCGGCAGTTCTCTTCGTTGAGAGCGTGCTGGACGACGGCCTCGTTCTCCTCGGGCGCGAACGTACACGTCGAGTAGACGACCGTCCCGCCCTCGCGGGTGGCCTGGATCGCTCGGCGGAGGATTCCCTTCTGGATACCCGCGACGGAGGAGACGTGGCCCTCGGACCAGTTGTCGAGCGCGTCGGGGTTCTTTCGGATCGTTCCCTCGCAAGAACAGGGCGCATCCACGAGCACGCGGTCGAACTCGTCGAAGTCGAACCGCTCGAGCGAGTAGTTGCGGGCGTCGTCGTTCGTCACGGCGAGACTCGTCGCGCCGAGCCGTTCGGCGTTAAAGCGCAGCGCCGAGATTCGACCGAGGTTGTTGTCGTTCGCGACGACGGTGCCGCGGTCGTCCATCAGCGCCGCGAGCTGGGTCGCCTTCCCGCCGGGTGCGGCACAGCAATCCCAGACGCGCTCGCCGGGTTCGGGGTCGAGGACGACCGGCGGCACCGCCGACACCTCCTCCTGGCCGTGGGTGAAGCCGTGAAACGACGTCCACGTCGAGCCCGGCGAGTCGGTCTCGAGTCGCAGGACGCGAGGGTTCCAGTCGGCCTGTTCGTAGTCGGCGCCCTCCTCCTCGAGGGCGGCCGTCGCTCGCTCGACCGAGGACTTGATCGTGTTTACGCGGACCGCGTTGCCGAGCGGTCGGTCGCAGGCCGCGAGAAACGCCTCGAAATCGTCGATGATCGGTCGATACCGCTCGAGTGGCTCCATCGCCTCGTGGTTCGATCGCCTGTCGCTTGTGGGTTTCGAAGCGCCAGCACCGACGGCAGTCCCGTGCGAGCCGCCGGCGTCGTCTTTATGCCACTCTCTCGCAATTGTCACCGTATGGCAGCGATTCAGCTCCAGGGACCCGAGATAACGCTCGAGAACCCGACGCTCGTCGAGGGGTTTCCGGGAGTCGGACTCGTCGGCAAGATCGCGACCGACCACCTCGTCAGAGAACTCGAGATGGACTACTACGCCAGCGTCGACTGCGACGGACTGCCGCGGATCGGCGTTTACCGGGGTGGTGACGGACAGGTACTGCCCCCCGTTCGAATTTATGTTAGCGAGGAGCACGACCTGTTCGCGCTCCAGAGCGACGCGCCGATCGGCGCTAACGCCGTCGACAGCGTCACCAACTGCGTGACCGGCTGGATCGCAGAGCGAGGAGTTCGTCCGATCTACCTCAGCGGGCTCCCCACCGAACGCGACGGACAACCGTCGCTGTACGGCATCGCTACCGGCGATGAGGCCGAGACGCTCGAGGAACACGGCATCGACGTCCCGCCCGAGGACGGCGTCGTCAGCGGTCCGACGGGAGCGCTGCTCAACCGCGCCGCACAGCGGGGGGACGACAGCCTCGGACTCATCGTCGGCTCCAGCCGGCAGTTCCCCGATCCGGAGGCGGCGAGCGTCCTGCTCGAGGAGGGGATCGCACCGATCACGGGCGTCTCGATCGACGTCTCGGACCTCGTCGACCGCGCGGAGGAGATCCGAGAGAAACGGGAACAGTTCGCACAGCAGATGCAGGAGATGAGCCAGGACGAGAGTTCCCAGGCCCAGCCGTTGCGGATGTACCAGTGACTGCTCCCGCGGCTAACGCCGTGGGCTTTCGTCTCGGTTATCCGGAATCAGCAGCCGCGTTCCCGTCGCGAGCGGTTCCGGTTCGCACGCGAGGTCGACGCTTCGAGGACGACACCGTCCTCGCAGGAAGCAGCGCACTCGAGCGCGAGCGGCCCTGGAATCGGCCGTGCGAGCAACGACCCTCGCTCCCGAACCGTTGATCGCAACCCAAACCCATTTTCGCGCGCTGTTCCTCCCTCCGCACATGGGAATCGAAGACGCGGAAGCGATCGCGCCGGGAACGTGTCCGACCACGAACGGAATGCCGATGATCGGGCTCGGAACCTGGCAGAACGACGACTCCGACGAGTGTGCCGAGAGCGTTCGAAACGCCCTCGAGACGGGCTATCGCCACATCGACACGGCGCAGGCGTACGACAACGAGTCGGCCGTCGGCGAAGGGATCGCCAGCGCCGACGTCGACCGGGAGGACGTCTTTCTCGCGACGAAGATCTGGACCTCGAACCTGGCGTACGACGACGTTCTCGAGACGGCCCGGGAGAGTCTCGACCGACTCGGCGTCGACGCCGTCGACCTGCTGTACGTCCACTGGCCGGCCCGGACGTACGACCCCGAGGGGACGCTCGCGGCGTTCTCGGAGCTGTACGACGAGGGTCTGATCGAGAACGTCGGCGTGAGCAACTTCCTCCCGGAGCAACTCGAAGCGGCCATCGACATCTGCGACGCGCCGATCGTGGCGAACCAGGTCGAACTGCACCCGCTGCTCCAGCAGCCGGAGCTTCGCGAGGCCTGTGCGAACTACGATGTCGACGTCGTCGCCTACTCGCCGCTGGCCCGCGGCGCGGTGTTCGACCAGCCGGAGATCCAGAACGTCGCGGCCAGACACGACGTCAGCGAAGCGCAGGTGAGCCTCGCCTGGCTGCGCGAGAAGGGCGTCACCGCGATTCCGAAGGCGACGGGCGAGGAGCACCTCCGCGACAACTGGGAGTCGCTCGCGCTGGAACTCCACCGGGACGATATCGACACGATCGACTCGATCGGCGAGACCAAACGCGAGGTCGATCCCGAGTTCGGTCCCTGGAACTGAGACGTCGGTATACCTCTCGACTGGAGAGAATAAGCAGGAAAGCTTACGGTTCAGTAGTTTTTTGCGTTCCGTATGTCAACTCGCTCACGCCGTAGCGGCGGTGGTGGGGTCGTCGGTGCGGTCAGGACCGACGTCCAGCGGTTACACGGCGCCTGGATGGAACTCGTCTTCCCCAGGCAGCGTGGCCGCGGCCACTCCGTCATGGGAAAGTGGAAGCCCGAAACGCTCGTACAGAAGTTCGGCTACTACTGCTGGGGTGCGCTCGGTGCACTCGGCCTCGTCCTGCTGTATCCGCTCACTGTCGTCGGCCTCGCAACCCGGTACTACGCCACGAAACTCGACTCGACCAGGACCAGACTCGGTATCGCCGGCGTCACCGCGATCTCGCTTCTCGCCTGGGGAACACTGACAGTTATCGCACACATTCAGCTCGAGTTCGGACCGTTCCTGGCGATCGCAGCGGCGAGTGCGGTGGCGACCGTCTCGACGACGCTCGCCGCCGTCTGCTCGAAATTCGGGGGCCGCGCCGTCTCGGTCCTGTTCGCGTACCCGTTCGCGATGACGGCGCTGTTCCTGCCGCCGGTCGTCGCCGCGCTCGTCACGCCGTCGCTCGAGGGAATCGTCCTCGAGCCCAGCTACGAGTTCGCCGTCTGGGCGCTCGACAACGTCCTGGTCGTCGGCGGACTCAACGAGTTCCTCCGGGCGAACTACGAACTCGAAGGTGCGGCGTACGCCGCGATGTGGCTGGGCGTTTCCTTCCCGCTCGGCTGGTTCTTCGGACTGGTCGTCGCGCTGGCGAACCTCGTCCGCCCGTCGCAATAGACTGCGACGCGCGTCGGTAACGTGTTCGTCTTTCTGTCACTCCTCGCGAGCGAACTGCCGGTTCCGCACCTCATTTGGGAATCCGAATCGAACCGTCGGGCATGGAGTTCGATCTTCCAACGACGGCGGCGACGTTTATCGCACTGATCGCGATCAGCATCGTCGGCATGCTCGTTTCGAACGTGATGGCGACGGATACCGTCCTGATGATGGTCGCGCCGTCGATGGTGCTCTTCGGCGCGATCATGCTCGTTATCGGCATGAAGTACGGCGAGCACCGGGCGACCCTGTAACCGCCGACTCGGGGCTCGATCGGCGGAGACGGATCGGATCGTTCGCGTGATCGACGTCGGAGCGAAGTCGTCTCATTCGTCGGCGTACTGCAGAAAATCGATCGAATCGCTGGTGTGAGAGCGGTCGGCCGTCCGTCTACATGTAGCCGAGGTCGCGCAGGCGTTCCATCAGGTCCTCCTTGTCCTGGGCGCGGCCCGCGCGTTCGGTCGTTCCCTCGAGGTCCTGGAGCCAGGCGGGGTCGTCCACCGTCTTCTCGGTGCTGATCTCGCTGCCGAGCGAGCGGAACCCTTCCCAGTACTTCGGCGAGACTGGGGTGTCCTCGGGCTCGAGGTCGTTGGGCAGGTCGTCTTTCCCTTCCGGGACGTAGCCCTCGTCCGGGAACTCCTCGACGGTGTCCGGAACGACGAAGTTCCAGAAGGCCTCCCAGACGGCCGCCTCGTCGAACTGCAGGATGGGCTGGACGCGGTCGTGGGGCGGGTAGATGTCGGGGTCGTGGCGCGGCGAGAAGAACGTCTCGTCGGCGCGGGCCTCCTGTTCGTCCCAGCGGACGCCCGAGAGGATGCCGTCGACGTCGTACTCCTCGAGCGCGTCGTTGAGCGCCACCGTCTTCAACAGGTGGTTGCCGGCGTAGGTGTCGAGCAGGAACGGGAAGGTGTCCTCCTCGTACTCGAGGATGTTGTCGACGTGGTGCTGGTTGTGCTCGGAGAGTTCGTCGACCGGAATGTCGTCGCCGGGCTCTAAGTCGTTCGCCTCGACGTACTCGCCGATGTCCTCGTTGCGCGCGTAGATCACTTCGAGGTCCCACTTCTCGGCCCAGTTGTCGACGAAGTCGTGGATCTCGTCGAAGTGCTGGTAGTGGTCGATGAAGATCGCCGGGGGTACTTCGAGGTCGTAGCGCTCGGCAACTTCCTTGACGAAGTAGAGGACGAGCGTCGAGTCCTTCCCGCCGGTCCACATGACCGCGGGGTTCTCGTACTGCTCGAGTCCCTGCCGGGTTACTTCGACCGCCTTCTCGATCTTGTCGTTGATGTGCGGGTAATCCTCGGGGTCCTCGCCGTCACCGTCGTCGTAGTTGACGTCGACGTAGTCGGGAAAGTTCTCGGTCATCGTACTGTAATTAGATATAATTAGGACGGTTAAACCGTTTTTGGGACCGGAAACCTCTGACGGAACCTCGGACGGGTCGTATCACCCACACGACCACTCTGTAAACGATCCCACGGGAATTTCGTCGCTCCGGCGCTCGAGACGTCAGCTACCGCTCCGAACCGGCCAGAAATTCAAGAAACAAACTATTTATATATTTTTGATGGGTATGGCAGTCCATGATAGACGGTGTTGCGATCGGTCTCGTTCTCGGCGGCGTCGTACTCCTGTTCTCCGGCGCCGCGCTCTCGGTGTACGGTGTCGTGATCCTGGGACTCTTCCTCGGCGGCGGCGGCGGCTACCTCGTCGGTCCGTCGGTCGGCGGCGCGCTCGGTCTCGAGGGCGTGGCGGCCGCCGGAGCACCGGTCCTCCTCGGCGCGCTCGCGGGTGGCCTCCTCGGCTACCTGCTGCTGTCGGCTGCGGTCGCCCTGATGAGCTTCGTCGTCGGGACGATTCTCACGATGGCCGTGGTCGCACCGGCCGTCCTGGAGCAGCAGTGGTACCTCGAGTGGGGTGTCGCGCTCGCCGCCGGCCTTGTCGCCGCGTTCCTGGGGATGCTCCTCACGAAGTGGACGATGGTCGTGATCACCGCGATCGTCGGGGCTGCGTTCGCCTCCCGGTCGCTGACGCTCGAGCAGTTCGCCGCCGCACAGCAGTCGCTGACGCTCGACCCGCTGCTGTTCGAGGTCACCTCGCCGCCGTTTCTGGGACTGGTCGCGCTCGGCGTCCTCTCGCAGTTCGGCCTGTTCAAGTTCGGCTACGTAACGCGGATCGCACGGCTGCTGCCGGGCGCAACGGTGCTTCCCGGTCGCCGTCGCGAGGAACCGGAGCCGACGGGATAACGCGGTCGTACCTCGTCGGCCGTCGACCGCACGGAAAAGAGAATTCGATCGCTACCAGTGTCGTCCGTCCCTCGCC
This DNA window, taken from Natronococcus sp. CG52, encodes the following:
- a CDS encoding DUF7122 family protein — encoded protein: MADERADDADLEQNDGQRFDRLPETPSERTVEGRVSREEVVDYFADRFGIPLETFDDYTFWEKGAGKIWIYRGEAPTPLSIEAIGMTCLRTRQEHWKPTTDFVQRFGRYATDCVIDLEREEARRFAAGEDQDLEWWDGDWGYLVGAHEVAGEREPLGVGLYVHGELRSMVPKGRQREL
- a CDS encoding sodium/proline symporter, with the protein product MSTLQLTFGAYLLVLLVIGAYFFLTTETNRLSDYLLAGRDVGTWPVAISEVSSVASGWTFFAWVGVGFTVGLNGLWFSITMIFLVIFMYRYVGSRFRRQSEDLGSITIADHLSLAVADERLSTYIRVVATLSILVFMGAYIGAQVIAVGEAMDTGIGINYGIAIAVGGVVVGLYTMLGGFNASIWTDVFQGILIFVAAVTLPVLMIAEIGGWSAFVAEAAAVDDGALFDMTGGLAGQALLIGTLAWVTFAFGTIGQPHSLMRLQAIRSERLLSPAATIAVAFQSLRLTVPLFIGAAGRVLYGSVENPENVAMMAIVDFFPAIIAGILLAAIVSAILSTSDSMLLVASSDFTRFYEEQIDPDASQAQLILLGRGAVGVLALGGVALAFVRPGTIFEIIEFAYVGLGATFGLPLLFMLFWERTTGEAILAGIVSGLVVSIGNLYFAGDYFPIFVWPVCIAVIVGVTLATSSTGADVAEVPEPTSAGRQPADD
- a CDS encoding PQQ-dependent sugar dehydrogenase is translated as MSDDGGEEREPSDDSAPADDGDADQEPDWEHPTGSPLEPSVEPEPLVTDLTVPWDLAFTPTDDLFVTEREGRLLRFETEAVLEAGGDPLDAADVSDEDRRDLPGDHAQGVAVHPSYPDPAFVYVYYGSSEDNRVGRFDATADDPLETLEVLVEGMEGHHTIGGRIAFGPEDDLWITDGTSEEDPAQDPGRLGGTILRVGPDGEPSAANPDLEDADPRVFTYGHRNPQGFAWLPDETPLCTDHGPTGRDEIQRLQPGANFGWPVVQGGPDDEEYESYDDHDAFEPPLVNTGPELTWAPGGCVFYEGDAIPAWRHRLLVASLQETHLTVVTLLPSDAEEPPLDGASRRYDDAWLDGAYTATTHRVLDDELGRIRHVTEAPNGDVLAVTSNHDGGPGLDDGDSFPRDRDDVLVRLRAA
- a CDS encoding RsmB/NOP family class I SAM-dependent RNA methyltransferase; amino-acid sequence: MEPLERYRPIIDDFEAFLAACDRPLGNAVRVNTIKSSVERATAALEEEGADYEQADWNPRVLRLETDSPGSTWTSFHGFTHGQEEVSAVPPVVLDPEPGERVWDCCAAPGGKATQLAALMDDRGTVVANDNNLGRISALRFNAERLGATSLAVTNDDARNYSLERFDFDEFDRVLVDAPCSCEGTIRKNPDALDNWSEGHVSSVAGIQKGILRRAIQATREGGTVVYSTCTFAPEENEAVVQHALNEENCRVVDFDIGLERSTGLTEWNEETYDSSLERAARIYPHQNDTGGFFVAKLEVTA
- a CDS encoding aldo/keto reductase, coding for MGIEDAEAIAPGTCPTTNGMPMIGLGTWQNDDSDECAESVRNALETGYRHIDTAQAYDNESAVGEGIASADVDREDVFLATKIWTSNLAYDDVLETARESLDRLGVDAVDLLYVHWPARTYDPEGTLAAFSELYDEGLIENVGVSNFLPEQLEAAIDICDAPIVANQVELHPLLQQPELREACANYDVDVVAYSPLARGAVFDQPEIQNVAARHDVSEAQVSLAWLREKGVTAIPKATGEEHLRDNWESLALELHRDDIDTIDSIGETKREVDPEFGPWN
- a CDS encoding proteasome assembly chaperone family protein, which translates into the protein MAAIQLQGPEITLENPTLVEGFPGVGLVGKIATDHLVRELEMDYYASVDCDGLPRIGVYRGGDGQVLPPVRIYVSEEHDLFALQSDAPIGANAVDSVTNCVTGWIAERGVRPIYLSGLPTERDGQPSLYGIATGDEAETLEEHGIDVPPEDGVVSGPTGALLNRAAQRGDDSLGLIVGSSRQFPDPEAASVLLEEGIAPITGVSIDVSDLVDRAEEIREKREQFAQQMQEMSQDESSQAQPLRMYQ
- a CDS encoding zinc-dependent alcohol dehydrogenase encodes the protein MKALTWHGEQDVRVSEVPKPEIVNPNDAIIEITATAICGSDLHLYNGYMPSMREGDIVGHEPMGEVVEVGDEVETLEEGDRVVVPFTISCGSCWFCGNDMYSLCDNSNPNAEIARKMMGHSPAALFGYSHMLGGYAGGQAEYLRIPYADVGPVKVDSGLPDEQVLFLSDVFPTGYMAAENAEIEENDTVAVWGCGAVGQFAIQSAWMLGAERVIAIDRIPERLEMAREHGDAETIDFEEDDVYDRLMEMTGDRGPDRCIDAVGTEAHGTGLLGFADQVKQEMHLQEDRPHVLRQAIKCCRKGGTLSVPGVYLGRSDNLPFGPVMNKSLTVKTGQTHVQRYLDPLLEKIEAGEIDPSFVISHQASLDEGPEMYETFNEKEDECIKTVLTP
- a CDS encoding DUF790 family protein, yielding MLTKDLLRVSRAGGGYHPRFAGREHRPLAARVIGTYQGHVGKPREELEAALTDLERDADHFKLVRGFSALLERDATFETEAAVEPERARKAAFEAAEAVGVVTEDERAMALVRAAEGLDLSADDLERALYADLKERQVLDTVEPRWDPDGLVAQYNLSLAQTALFDATELRVRSSDPKALVSAIKRLRLMYEIRQTDDAIGPSDREVVVTGPTHLFRATRRYGTRFARVLRTIATADEWRLEATIDDRGTERTLSLSDENPVRVPNAEPVADVSFDSSVEADFAARFSSLDLDWDLVREPEPLATGTRVMIPDFAFDYEHGEFRVFFEIMGFWTPEYVAKKLGQLEGLEDVELIVAVDESLGVGEEIAARDFRAIPYSGSVRLKDVADVLREYERQLVAESAAALPDELRPDDDVVSLEALAARRGVSEDALADVSFPEHELVGRTLVRPAVLDSLGGEIEAGISLSEAESALEACGISDSSAILAELGYRVEWEGLVGGTVIERE